Part of the Montipora foliosa isolate CH-2021 chromosome 13, ASM3666993v2, whole genome shotgun sequence genome is shown below.
AGAACTTCGTTGAAGCTCGGGCCAATTTAAACAGAATCGCTAGCAAATGTTTTGTTCGCCCCACTGATCAACCGCAAATGTTCTTTATTGCCTTCCGTATTAGGTCCGAGGGAATCCCCTTGGGGATCGTTGTCGTCCTATTCACAGTGTTATACGCTCCCTGATCAGTCAGCGTCCACGTAACGTGGGAATGCCCTGCGAGTGTAGCTATTTTTCCCATGTGCCAATTACCtgaattaaaattaaacatttcGACTACAGCTCCACCTGGTGGCATAAAGATCGGATAGGCGTGTGCAGCTCCATGCATGCCAAAGAAAATGTCCGCCGAAGCAACAAGTTCTAACTGTTTTTTCAACGGCAGGGCGTCTAGTTGAGAAGCGGTGAGGGTTATACCTGGAAAAGTGGTATTAATATCTTTCAAGACGTCGTTTTCGTTGGTAATTTTTCGATCGACGGTGCCGTCAAGATTCCTGGGATGACTTTGGTAGTTCCGCCTGAAATTGACCAGAACGTGTAATTTGAGCGTGCTGCAGTTTCGTTGATGGGATTCCGATGGTATGTCAAATCGCTTCAAGACAAATTTTCGAAATGGTTGAATGAGATGGTAGGATTTGAGGCCATGGTTTAATAGAGGGCAATTCATTCGCGGATACCTCCACGTGAGCCTTTCGAATACAACGTTACTGAACTTGGTTAGATTGTCGTCCACGCCAAGTCTTATTAACTTTTGAAACAAGACACTCCAAAACGGATCCAGTTGAGTTGGAGGGTGAGCGTCCATGAGAATAATATTAAGCTTATCTGGTGTCACACCCAAAAGATCCGCTGTAATGAAAATGTCCAGGAGGTCAATTACTGTCCAATAGACATTGGCATATTCAGCCCTTTGTACGGCCAAATACTGGCCGGCCTGAAATGTCTTGTTCTCTTCTTGTAGCCGTAAAACTGAAGGGCTTACTGCCTCGAAGGCCAACACCCACGACGTTAAGGCGTCGCTTTTATGTGATTTGTGAAGCTTCATTTTAGCTGCTTCAAAATCAGGGCCGCAATACATGGTGAAGAAGCCTTTGTCTAACTTAAAGAGTTCGTCTTCTTCTTGAGGACGCTCCATCCGCGTCTCAAGGACTTTGGCTCTTGCGAGCTTCGGTCGTATAGAGACGTTTTTGAAAAGTACTATCCCGTGATCCATCTCTGTTATCCTTTCTGCGCATGATTCTTTCAGTTTCGGTTCAATGTAGAGCTTTGCAGGGTCAGTCTGGCTCGACTGAGTCGAATGGGTCGAGACTGGCTCCGGTAGAGTTTTCCAAGACAGAGTATTCTTAGACGTGATTGCGTCTCCTTTTCCATTTGGCAATGGCAGAAAAATTATGTCAACAATTCGGGTCGAAGGTGTCTCAGTTTCAATAAACAAAATATTCACAACGACAATTACCACTTCAACGAGCATAGAG
Proteins encoded:
- the LOC137984107 gene encoding uncharacterized protein — its product is MASRRRRFISAKCVKWIKVSMLVEVVIVVVNILFIETETPSTRIVDIIFLPLPNGKGDAITSKNTLSWKTLPEPVSTHSTQSSQTDPAKLYIEPKLKESCAERITEMDHGIVLFKNVSIRPKLARAKVLETRMERPQEEDELFKLDKGFFTMYCGPDFEAAKMKLHKSHKSDALTSWVLAFEAVSPSVLRLQEENKTFQAGQYLAVQRAEYANVYWTVIDLLDIFITADLLGVTPDKLNIILMDAHPPTQLDPFWSVLFQKLIRLGVDDNLTKFSNVVFERLTWRYPRMNCPLLNHGLKSYHLIQPFRKFVLKRFDIPSESHQRNCSTLKLHVLVNFRRNYQSHPRNLDGTVDRKITNENDVLKDINTTFPGITLTASQLDALPLKKQLELVASADIFFGMHGAAHAYPIFMPPGGAVVEMFNFNSGNWHMGKIATLAGHSHVTWTLTDQGAYNTVNRTTTIPKGIPSDLIRKAIKNICG